In the genome of Vicia villosa cultivar HV-30 ecotype Madison, WI linkage group LG7, Vvil1.0, whole genome shotgun sequence, one region contains:
- the LOC131616911 gene encoding serine/threonine-protein phosphatase 7 long form homolog — translation MGQEHRGTIANIADFDITRFRTRAGPMNAPDPLIVDYVKRAGFGEVMNLTESKVDMKFILALCERWRPETHTFHLPMGECTVTLEDVYMLLGLKTNGKAVYGNVQQPNALCVELLGVDLIEGEGRQRGRGQGIKLAGLQLAYDDLKLNEFSDEESILQKTRMYIMLLFGKFLFPEGTGNSVNFMYLCLLGDIDAIKTYSWGSAVLAYLYSSLCKCAKKNSCTFSGCAFLLQAWAWWRMPVLAPANPNSFAFPYASRFNAIGLDYTNTPLSKIIFYRQLLDRLGPQDFIWRPYLELDHVPDLDEAAIWTTKSPIIRFTTVEMHQSDRVKLQFGMHQGIPDPPEPDCLGRWHLAKANHCSSRVKQKNSENCESCVYTSSPVVTITRDPWKEDVGFSVGLMRKGQKTEIKS, via the exons atgGGTCAAGAGCATCGAGGAACCATTGCAAACATTGCTGATTTT gatATCACGAGATTTAGGACCCGTGCTGGACCGATGAATGCTCCTGACCCTTTGATTGTGGACTACGTTAAACGTGCGGGATTTGGTGAGGTAATGAACTTAACAGAAAGCAAAGTTGATatgaagtttatattagcattgtgtgagcgttggaggcctgagacccatacttttcaccttccaatgggtgaatgtaccgtcactctagaggacgtgtacatgttattgggtctcaaaacaaatggaaaggcagtgtatggaaatgtccaacaaccaaacgctctatgcgtcgaattgttgggtgtggatttaatagagggtgaggggcgACAAAGGGGTAGGGGACAAGGTATAAAGCTTGCTGGCCTTCAACTAGCTTATGATGACCTTAAATTGAATGagttttctgacgaagaaagTATCCTACAGAAAACTAGGATGTATATTATGTTATTGTTTGGTAAGTTTttatttcccgaaggcacgggaaatagtgttaattttatgtacttgtgtttacttggggacattgatgcaataaagacatatagttggggttcggcTGTGTTAGCATACCTCTATAGTTCCttgtgcaaatgtgcaaaaaagaatagttgtacatttagtggatgcgcattcttgctacaagcatgggcatggtggagaatgccggtattggcccctgcaaatccaaacagtttcgccttcccttacgcttcaag GTTTAATGCAATCGGGTTGGATTACACCAATACGCCTTtatccaaaatcattttttaccgCCAACTATTAGATCGACTTGGACCCCAAGAT tttatttggagaccttacttggaattggatcacgtacccgaccttgacgaggcggctatttggacgacaaaatcacccatcatacggttcaccactgtggagatgcaccaaagtgaccgtgtgaagctccaattcggcatgcatcaaggtatccctgacccacctgaacctgactgtttgggacgttggcatctgGCGAAG GCCAACCATTGTTCTTCGCGTGTGAagcagaaaaattctgaaaattgtGAGTCATGTGTATACACTAGCTCCCCAGTTGTAACAATTACAAG GGATCCTTGGAAAGAGGATGTGGGTTTTTCTGTTGGTTTAATGAGGAAAGGACAGAAGACAGAAATCAAGTCCTGA